The following proteins are encoded in a genomic region of Gossypium hirsutum isolate 1008001.06 chromosome D05, Gossypium_hirsutum_v2.1, whole genome shotgun sequence:
- the LOC107904895 gene encoding glycine-rich cell wall structural protein 2 — MGNSRVIGAAFLVLLIVDLAFAARSLSGGGGGGSGGGGGGGGGGATGSGYGSGYGSGSGSGYGSGAGGLGQGGGGGGGGGEGGGGGGGEGSGYGSGYGSGSGSGYGSGGGIGSGGGGGGGSGGGGGGGGGSGVGSGSGYGSGSGSGYGSGVGGGNGGGGGGGSGGGGGGGSGGGSGYGSGSGYGSGSGYGSGSGSGEGGGGGGGSGSGGGGGGGSGSGQGSGYGSGSGYGSGYGSGGG, encoded by the coding sequence ATGGGAAATTCTAGGGTTATTGGTGCTGCATTCTTGGTTCTGCTCATTGTGGATTTAGCTTTCGCTGCAAGGTCACTTAgtggtggtggaggaggaggaagtggtggaggtggaggtggcgGAGGGGGTGGTGCCACAGGTTCTGGATATGGTTCAGGGTATGGTTCCGGGAGTGGTTCCGGATATGGCTCAGGAGCTGGTGGTCTTGGACaaggtggaggtggaggtggggGTGGGGGTGAAGGAGGCGGTGGTGGTGGGGGTGAAGGATCAGGGTACGGGTCTGGGTATGGGTCAGGATCCGGATCGGGGTATGGGTCTGGTGGTGGGATAGGAAGTGGTGGAGGAGGTGGCGGTGGTAGCGGAGGTGGCGGCGGCGGAGGTGGTGGCAGTGGAGTAGGGTCTGGATCCGGTTACGGAAGTGGGTCTGGATCCGGATACGGAAGTGGCGTTGGTGGTGGCAACGGTGGAGGAGGTGGTGGCGGCAGTGGCGGTGGTGGAGGTGGTGGCAGTGGAGGAGGGTCGGGATATGGGTCCGGATCCGGATACGGAAGTGGGTCTGGATATGGAAGTGGAAGTGGTAGCGGTGAAGGAGGAGGCGGAGGTGGTGGCAGTGGAAGTGgaggaggtggaggtggaggCAGTGGTTCGGGCCAAGGATCCGGCTATGGAAGTGGTTCAGGTTATGGCTCCGGGTATGGTAGCGGTGGAGGGTGA
- the LOC107903115 gene encoding protein PHOTOSYSTEM I ASSEMBLY 2, chloroplastic isoform X1, translating to MANLSALPHLPQYTPGMLINGNKQLIKPRAFPVFAAKSGPLNSILKRCQKCGGKGAIECPGCKGTGKNKKNGNIFERWKCFDCQGFGLKSCPNCGQGGLTPEQRGER from the exons ATGGCAAATCTCTCAGCTTTACCTCATCTTCCTCAATACACTCCTGGGATGCTAATTAATGGAAATAAGCAGCTAATTAAACCCAGAGCTTTCCCTGTCTTTGCTGCAAAATCTGGTCCCTTAAACTCG ATCTTGAAAAGATGCCAGAAATGTGGAGGCAAAGGAGCTATAGAGTGTCCTGGGTGTAAG GGAACaggaaaaaacaaaaagaatggCAACATCTTCGAGAGATGGAa ATGCTTTGATTGCCAAGGATTTGGGCTGAAAAGTTGTCCTAATTGTGGGCAAGGAGGGCTGACACCTGAGCAAAGAGGAGAAAGATAA
- the LOC107903115 gene encoding uncharacterized protein isoform X2: MANLSALPHLPQYTPGMLINGNKQLIKPRAFPVFAAKSGPLNSILKRCQKCGGKGAIECPGCKGTGKNKKNGNIFERWKIWAEKLS; this comes from the exons ATGGCAAATCTCTCAGCTTTACCTCATCTTCCTCAATACACTCCTGGGATGCTAATTAATGGAAATAAGCAGCTAATTAAACCCAGAGCTTTCCCTGTCTTTGCTGCAAAATCTGGTCCCTTAAACTCG ATCTTGAAAAGATGCCAGAAATGTGGAGGCAAAGGAGCTATAGAGTGTCCTGGGTGTAAG GGAACaggaaaaaacaaaaagaatggCAACATCTTCGAGAGATGGAa GATTTGGGCTGAAAAGTTGTCCTAA